The following are encoded together in the Pseudomonas maumuensis genome:
- a CDS encoding sigma-54-dependent transcriptional regulator, with protein sequence MSTETPIDSRAQVLLVDDDPHLRQALSQTLDLAGLKVVALADAQGLAERLEEDWPGVVVSDIRMPGIDGLQLLEQLHARDSELPVLLITGHGDVPLAVQAMRAGAYDFLEKPFASDALLDSVRRALALRRLVLDNRSLRLALSDRQHLATRLVGQSPGMQRLREQIGALAGTRADVLILGETGAGKEVVARALHDLSSRRDGPFVAINAGALAESVVESELFGHEPGAFTGAQKRRIGKFEFANGGTLFLDEIESMSLDVQVKLLRLLQERVVERLGGNQLIPLDIRIIAATKEDLRQAADQGRFRADLYYRLNVAPLRIPALRERGDDILVLFQHFADAASERHGLPPHNLQPAQRAMLLRHDWPGNVRELQNAAERFALGLELALDGQAPAAANDIQVAASTGNLSEQVEQFERSLIAAELMQPHSSMRSLAEALGIPRKTLHDKLRKHSLSFGGHDDQEDNRQ encoded by the coding sequence ATGAGCACCGAGACACCGATCGACAGCCGTGCCCAGGTGCTCCTGGTCGATGACGACCCGCACCTGCGCCAGGCCCTGAGCCAGACCCTGGACCTGGCCGGGCTCAAGGTGGTGGCCTTGGCCGACGCCCAGGGCCTGGCCGAACGCCTGGAGGAGGACTGGCCGGGCGTGGTGGTCAGCGATATCCGCATGCCCGGCATCGATGGCCTGCAACTGCTGGAGCAACTGCACGCCCGCGACAGCGAGCTGCCGGTGCTGCTGATCACCGGCCACGGCGATGTGCCACTGGCGGTACAGGCCATGCGCGCCGGGGCATATGACTTCCTGGAGAAACCCTTCGCCAGCGACGCGCTGCTCGACAGCGTGCGCCGCGCCCTGGCCCTGCGCCGCCTGGTGCTGGACAACCGCAGCCTGCGCCTGGCCCTGAGCGACCGCCAGCACCTGGCCACGCGCCTGGTCGGCCAGTCGCCCGGCATGCAACGCCTGCGCGAGCAGATCGGCGCCCTGGCCGGCACCCGCGCCGACGTGCTGATCCTTGGCGAGACCGGCGCCGGCAAGGAGGTGGTGGCGCGAGCCCTGCACGACCTGTCGAGCCGGCGCGACGGCCCGTTCGTGGCGATCAATGCCGGCGCCCTGGCCGAGTCGGTGGTCGAGAGCGAGCTGTTCGGCCACGAGCCGGGCGCTTTTACCGGCGCGCAGAAACGCCGCATCGGCAAGTTCGAGTTCGCCAATGGCGGCACGCTGTTCCTCGACGAAATCGAGAGCATGAGCCTGGATGTGCAGGTCAAGCTGCTACGCCTGCTACAGGAGCGGGTGGTCGAGCGCCTGGGCGGCAACCAGCTGATTCCGCTGGATATACGCATCATCGCCGCCACCAAGGAAGACCTGCGCCAGGCCGCCGACCAGGGTCGTTTCCGCGCTGACCTGTACTACCGTCTGAACGTCGCGCCGCTGCGTATCCCCGCGCTGCGCGAGCGCGGCGACGACATCCTGGTGCTGTTCCAGCACTTCGCCGACGCCGCCAGCGAACGCCATGGCCTGCCGCCCCACAACCTGCAACCGGCGCAGCGTGCCATGCTGCTGCGCCATGACTGGCCGGGCAACGTTCGCGAGTTGCAGAATGCCGCCGAACGCTTTGCCCTTGGCCTGGAGCTGGCCCTTGATGGCCAGGCGCCCGCGGCGGCCAACGATATCCAGGTTGCGGCGTCGACCGGCAACCTCAGCGAGCAGGTCGAGCAGTTCGAACGCTCACTGATCGCCGCCGAGCTGATGCAGCCGCACAGCTCCATGCGCAGCCTCGCCGAGGCCCTTGGCATCCCACGCAAAACCCTGCACGACAAGCTGCGCAAGCACAGCCTGAGCTTCGGCGGGCACGACGACCAGGAGGACAACCGTCAATGA
- the rfbA gene encoding glucose-1-phosphate thymidylyltransferase RfbA: MTKGIVLAGGTGTRLHPITLGVSKQLLPIYDKPMIYYPISVLMLAGIRDILLISTPQDLPQYRQLFGDGSQFGIHISYAEQPSPDGLAQAFLIGESFIGDDAVCLILGDNIFHGQGFSEQLQRAVRQRSGATVFGYWVKDPERFGVIEFAADGRALSIEEKPTQPKSSYVVTGLYFYDNDVVNIAKSIRPSARGELEITDINNAYLARGDLRVERFGRGFAWLDTGTHDSLLEASQYVQTLEHRQGLKVACLEEIAFQNGWISREQLLAKACELQKTGYGQYLSQLAEEQP, from the coding sequence ATGACCAAAGGCATCGTCCTTGCCGGCGGCACCGGCACCCGCCTGCACCCCATCACCCTCGGCGTCTCCAAGCAGCTGCTGCCGATCTACGACAAACCGATGATCTACTACCCGATCTCGGTGCTGATGCTCGCCGGCATCCGCGACATCCTGCTGATCTCCACACCACAGGACCTGCCGCAGTACCGCCAGTTGTTCGGTGACGGCAGCCAGTTCGGCATTCACATAAGCTATGCCGAACAGCCGTCCCCCGACGGGCTGGCACAGGCGTTCCTGATCGGCGAATCGTTCATCGGTGACGATGCCGTATGCCTGATCCTCGGCGACAACATCTTCCACGGCCAGGGCTTCAGCGAACAGCTGCAACGTGCGGTGCGGCAGCGCTCGGGCGCCACCGTGTTCGGCTACTGGGTCAAAGACCCGGAGCGCTTCGGCGTGATCGAGTTCGCCGCCGATGGCCGGGCGTTGTCGATAGAGGAAAAACCCACGCAACCCAAGTCCAGCTATGTCGTGACCGGCCTGTACTTCTACGATAACGATGTGGTGAACATCGCCAAGAGCATCCGCCCGTCTGCCCGCGGCGAACTGGAGATCACCGACATCAACAACGCCTACCTGGCACGCGGCGACCTGCGCGTAGAACGCTTCGGCCGTGGCTTCGCCTGGCTCGACACCGGCACCCACGACAGCCTGCTGGAAGCCTCGCAGTACGTGCAGACCCTCGAACATCGCCAAGGGCTGAAGGTGGCCTGCCTGGAAGAGATCGCCTTCCAGAACGGTTGGATCAGCCGTGAGCAACTTCTGGCCAAGGCCTGCGAACTGCAAAAGACCGGCTACGGCCAATACCTGAGCCAACTGGCCGAAGAACAGCCATGA
- a CDS encoding sensor histidine kinase, which yields MIPKPTLPRRPRWRSLALLALCLAPLLWPLHHLAERYYQDELASQNRQTLDLYVANLLGTLHRYETLPQILGDLPALRGVLADPLRLERVTNANRLLKDITRQTGAEVMYLMDVSGNTLAASNWDKQDSFVGRNFSFRPYFIEAMEGHLGRFFGQGTTSAKRGYFFAAAVHDRDKVIGVLVVKVDLDHTETLWGRTPEQLLLTDQNGVVVLTSRPDWRFRATRELTEAERQAIVAIQPYPTQAPQPLSLNRDAWLIQTRDIKETGWQVSILAPRLLVDRSVQTVMAIGGGALLVTMLLAGLVMQRRRHYIDRIDFEALARQELEKRVIERTADLEGLNTRLKSAVLERESAQQELVRAQDELVQAGKLSVLGTMSASISHELNQPLAAIRSYAENAEILLDHQRTEDVRGNLKLIGELTGRMASIIAHLRAFARRDQHAPESVALQPALDDALALLAKRRRAMAVELVRDLPEATLWVQAGETRLRQVLGNLLANALDALTEKANPRKLWLSAERRDDCVYLCIRDNGPGFSRQALEHAKEPFFTTKTRTQGLGLGLAICESLMHALGGELLLGNHPEGGALLTLKLRVAKPGANLQSSEDTSA from the coding sequence ATGATCCCAAAACCCACCCTTCCCCGCCGCCCCCGCTGGCGCAGCCTGGCCCTGCTGGCGCTGTGCCTGGCCCCGCTGCTGTGGCCACTGCACCACCTGGCCGAGCGCTACTACCAGGACGAACTGGCCTCGCAGAACCGCCAGACCCTCGACCTGTACGTCGCCAACCTGCTGGGCACCCTGCACCGCTACGAAACACTGCCGCAGATCCTCGGCGACCTGCCGGCGCTGCGCGGCGTCCTGGCCGATCCGTTGCGCCTCGAACGGGTGACCAACGCCAACCGCCTGCTCAAGGACATCACCCGCCAGACCGGGGCCGAGGTGATGTACCTGATGGATGTCAGCGGCAACACGCTGGCGGCGTCCAACTGGGACAAGCAGGACAGCTTCGTCGGCCGCAACTTCTCGTTCCGCCCCTACTTCATCGAGGCGATGGAGGGCCATCTGGGACGTTTCTTCGGCCAGGGCACCACCTCGGCCAAGCGCGGCTACTTCTTCGCCGCCGCCGTGCATGATCGCGACAAGGTCATCGGCGTGCTGGTGGTCAAGGTCGACCTCGACCACACCGAAACCCTGTGGGGCCGCACGCCGGAGCAACTGCTGCTGACCGACCAGAACGGCGTGGTGGTGCTCACCTCGCGCCCGGATTGGCGTTTCCGCGCCACCCGCGAACTGACCGAGGCCGAGCGCCAGGCCATCGTCGCCATCCAGCCTTACCCGACCCAAGCCCCGCAGCCGCTGAGCCTCAACCGCGACGCCTGGCTGATCCAGACCCGCGACATCAAGGAAACCGGCTGGCAGGTGAGCATCCTTGCTCCCCGCCTGCTGGTCGATCGCTCGGTACAAACGGTCATGGCCATCGGCGGTGGCGCGCTGCTGGTGACCATGCTCCTGGCCGGCCTGGTCATGCAGCGCCGCCGCCACTACATCGACCGCATCGACTTCGAGGCCCTTGCCCGCCAGGAGCTGGAGAAGCGCGTGATCGAGCGTACCGCCGACCTCGAAGGCCTCAACACCCGGCTCAAGAGCGCGGTACTCGAGCGCGAGAGCGCCCAGCAGGAACTGGTACGCGCCCAGGACGAACTGGTCCAGGCCGGCAAGCTGTCGGTGCTCGGCACCATGTCGGCGAGCATCAGCCATGAACTCAATCAGCCGCTGGCGGCGATTCGCAGTTATGCCGAAAACGCCGAGATTCTCCTCGACCACCAGCGTACCGAGGACGTGCGCGGCAACCTCAAGCTGATCGGCGAACTGACCGGGCGCATGGCCTCGATCATCGCCCACCTGCGCGCCTTCGCCCGTCGCGACCAGCACGCGCCGGAGAGCGTCGCCCTGCAACCAGCCCTGGATGACGCCCTGGCGCTGTTGGCCAAGCGCCGCCGGGCCATGGCCGTGGAGCTGGTGCGCGACCTGCCCGAGGCCACTCTGTGGGTACAGGCCGGCGAAACCCGCCTGCGCCAGGTACTCGGCAACCTGCTGGCCAACGCCCTCGATGCCCTGACCGAAAAAGCCAACCCGCGCAAGCTGTGGCTGAGTGCCGAACGGCGGGACGACTGCGTCTACCTGTGCATCCGCGACAATGGCCCAGGCTTCAGCCGTCAGGCCCTGGAGCACGCCAAGGAGCCGTTCTTCACCACCAAGACCCGCACCCAGGGCCTCGGCTTGGGGCTGGCGATCTGCGAAAGCCTGATGCACGCGCTCGGCGGCGAGCTGCTGCTGGGCAACCACCCCGAGGGCGGCGCCCTGCTGACCCTGAAACTGCGCGTGGCCAAGCCTGGCGCCAACCTGCAATCTTCGGAGGACACCTCGGCATGA
- the rfbB gene encoding dTDP-glucose 4,6-dehydratase, translated as MRILVTGGAGFIGSALVRYLIEHTDHEVLNLDKLTYAGNLQSLRRIADNSRHEFVQADIADQACVSAVLARFQPDAIMHLAAESHVDRSIDGPADFIQTNIVGTYSLLEATRGYWSTLDENARDAFRFHHVSTDEVFGDLQGTNALFDENTPYAPSSPYSASKAAADHLVRAWHRTYGLPTVISNCSNNYGPYHFPEKLIPLTILNALAAKPLALYGDGQQVRDWLYVDDHVRALLRIVTTGEVGQTYTIGGHNEQKNIDVVQAVCALLEELAPAHPAGVTRYADLITHVQDRPGHDLRYAIDAGRIERELGWVPQETFASGLRKTVQWYLDNLEWCRQVQDGSYQGQRLGNSDFKDLIA; from the coding sequence ATGCGCATTCTCGTCACCGGCGGCGCCGGCTTCATCGGCTCGGCCCTGGTCCGCTATCTGATCGAACACACCGATCATGAAGTGCTCAACCTCGACAAGTTGACCTACGCGGGCAATCTGCAGTCGCTGCGGCGGATCGCCGACAACAGCCGCCATGAATTCGTCCAGGCCGATATCGCCGACCAGGCCTGCGTCAGCGCCGTGCTTGCCAGATTCCAGCCAGACGCCATCATGCACCTGGCTGCGGAATCGCATGTCGACCGCTCCATCGATGGCCCGGCGGACTTCATCCAGACCAACATCGTCGGCACCTACAGCCTGCTGGAGGCCACCCGCGGCTACTGGAGCACGCTGGACGAAAACGCCCGCGACGCGTTCCGTTTCCACCATGTTTCGACCGACGAGGTCTTCGGCGACCTGCAAGGCACCAACGCCCTGTTCGATGAAAACACGCCGTACGCGCCCAGCTCCCCCTACTCGGCCAGCAAGGCGGCAGCTGATCACCTGGTCCGCGCCTGGCACCGTACCTATGGCCTGCCGACAGTGATCAGCAATTGTTCCAACAACTACGGTCCGTACCACTTCCCCGAAAAGCTGATCCCGTTGACCATCCTCAACGCCCTGGCCGCCAAGCCGCTTGCGCTGTACGGCGATGGCCAGCAAGTCCGCGACTGGCTGTACGTCGACGATCACGTCCGCGCCCTGCTCCGGATCGTAACCACTGGAGAGGTCGGCCAGACCTACACCATCGGCGGCCACAACGAGCAGAAGAACATCGACGTGGTGCAGGCCGTGTGTGCGCTGCTGGAAGAGCTGGCCCCTGCGCACCCCGCCGGGGTGACCCGCTACGCCGACCTGATCACCCACGTCCAGGACCGCCCGGGGCATGACCTGCGCTACGCTATCGATGCCGGCAGGATCGAGCGTGAGCTCGGTTGGGTACCGCAGGAAACTTTCGCCTCGGGCTTGCGCAAGACCGTGCAGTGGTACCTGGACAATCTCGAGTGGTGCCGCCAGGTCCAGGACGGCAGCTATCAAGGCCAGCGCCTGGGCAATTCGGACTTCAAGGACCTGATCGCATGA
- the rfbC gene encoding dTDP-4-dehydrorhamnose 3,5-epimerase yields the protein MNVIATALPDVLIIEPKVFGDSRGFFYESYNARDFALRTGIDTPFVQDNHSRSRHGVLRGLHYQLQNAQGKLVRVLQGDILDVAVDIRRSSPTLGQWVAVRLSADNHRQLWLPPGFAHGFRVLSESAEVLYKTTDYYNPDAEHSIRWNDPQLAIDWQLDGRQPLLSAKDQAATSFADAQLFP from the coding sequence ATGAATGTCATCGCCACCGCACTCCCCGACGTCCTGATCATCGAGCCCAAGGTGTTCGGCGACAGCCGCGGGTTCTTCTACGAAAGCTACAACGCCCGCGACTTCGCCCTGCGCACCGGCATCGACACGCCATTCGTCCAGGACAACCATTCTCGCTCCCGACACGGCGTGCTACGTGGGCTGCACTACCAGTTGCAGAACGCCCAGGGCAAGCTGGTCCGCGTGCTGCAGGGCGATATCCTCGACGTGGCGGTGGACATCCGTCGCAGCTCGCCGACCCTGGGTCAGTGGGTGGCGGTGCGGCTGTCCGCCGACAACCACCGCCAGCTGTGGCTGCCACCGGGTTTCGCCCATGGTTTCCGGGTGTTGAGCGAGTCGGCCGAAGTGCTCTACAAAACCACCGACTACTACAACCCCGACGCCGAGCACAGCATCCGCTGGAACGACCCGCAGTTGGCCATCGACTGGCAGCTGGACGGTCGGCAGCCGTTGCTGTCGGCCAAGGACCAGGCCGCCACATCATTTGCCGATGCGCAGCTGTTCCCATGA
- the rfbD gene encoding dTDP-4-dehydrorhamnose reductase: MKILVCGRHGQVALALQEALRGLGDVQRLGRDGFDMARPEHLRAVLRQMAPDLIINAAAYTAVDRAESETQLAHAINAEAPRILAEEAARLGAPLIHYSTDYVFDGSKPAPYNEDDAPNPLGVYGRSKLAGEQAITAVAGEHLILRTSWVYSLHGRNFLLTMQRLLQERAQLKVVNDQIGAPTWAATLAASTRALIERWRNGQAGAWGTYHLTAQGETSWFGFAQAIGDQLKARGLPCAELLPIPSSEYPTPARRPLNSRLDCSRLTHEWHVSQPHWRDALIECLK; this comes from the coding sequence ATGAAGATCCTCGTCTGCGGCCGCCACGGCCAGGTTGCACTGGCACTCCAGGAAGCATTGCGCGGCCTGGGCGATGTGCAGCGGCTCGGTCGTGACGGGTTCGACATGGCCCGACCGGAGCATCTGCGCGCCGTGCTGCGCCAGATGGCGCCCGACCTGATCATCAACGCCGCAGCCTATACGGCAGTCGACCGGGCCGAAAGCGAAACGCAGCTGGCCCACGCCATCAACGCCGAAGCGCCCAGGATTCTGGCCGAAGAAGCCGCACGGCTCGGCGCACCGCTGATCCACTACTCCACCGACTATGTCTTCGACGGCAGCAAGCCAGCCCCCTACAACGAGGATGACGCCCCCAATCCACTGGGCGTCTATGGCAGAAGCAAGCTGGCGGGCGAACAGGCCATCACCGCTGTCGCCGGTGAACATCTGATCCTGCGCACCAGTTGGGTCTATTCGCTGCATGGGCGCAATTTCCTGCTGACCATGCAACGCCTGCTGCAGGAACGCGCACAACTGAAAGTGGTGAACGACCAGATCGGCGCCCCGACCTGGGCAGCCACCCTCGCCGCCAGCACCCGCGCGCTGATCGAGCGCTGGCGCAACGGCCAGGCTGGCGCCTGGGGCACCTACCACCTGACCGCCCAGGGCGAGACCTCATGGTTCGGCTTCGCCCAGGCCATCGGCGACCAGCTCAAGGCGCGCGGCCTGCCCTGCGCCGAACTGCTGCCGATCCCCTCCAGCGAGTATCCGACACCGGCAAGACGACCGCTCAACTCACGCCTGGATTGTTCCCGCCTGACCCATGAATGGCACGTCAGCCAGCCACACTGGCGCGATGCGCTCATCGAGTGCCTCAAGTAG